One window of Thermosipho affectus genomic DNA carries:
- the folK gene encoding 2-amino-4-hydroxy-6-hydroxymethyldihydropteridine diphosphokinase, translating into MIIGLGTDIVNIKRVSEKVANRVLTEIEKKEKLNAQYIAGRFSLKESFFKALGTGIDGNSFKDISILNNKRGKPYVIFHKDFGGFNFCHISLSHDTFAFSTVILERQFGKVFLGLGTNIGDKERNLIDALTLLEKRNLKILKVSSIYVTKPYGYTEQDDFYNIVVEIDTDLSPLKLLNKLLKIENNMGRKRTIKWGPRIIDIDILFYGNLVVDMENLKVPHYDFEKRSFFVVPMAEILENFKHPVANISMKSFADSFEKDWEVIHWNLKSY; encoded by the coding sequence TTGATTATTGGATTAGGTACAGATATTGTTAATATTAAGCGTGTTTCAGAGAAGGTAGCAAATAGAGTTTTAACTGAAATAGAAAAGAAAGAAAAATTAAACGCCCAATATATAGCTGGGCGTTTTTCTCTAAAGGAATCTTTTTTTAAGGCCCTTGGGACAGGAATTGACGGTAATTCTTTTAAAGATATTTCAATCTTGAACAATAAACGTGGAAAACCTTATGTTATTTTTCACAAAGATTTTGGAGGATTTAATTTTTGTCACATATCATTATCGCATGATACATTTGCCTTTTCCACTGTTATTTTGGAACGTCAATTTGGGAAAGTTTTTTTAGGATTGGGAACAAATATAGGAGACAAGGAAAGGAATTTAATAGATGCTTTGACTTTACTGGAAAAAAGAAATTTAAAGATATTAAAAGTATCAAGCATTTATGTTACAAAGCCTTATGGATATACAGAGCAAGATGATTTTTACAATATTGTTGTGGAAATTGATACAGATTTATCGCCATTGAAGCTTTTGAATAAGTTATTGAAGATAGAAAATAATATGGGAAGAAAAAGGACGATAAAATGGGGCCCAAGGATCATAGATATTGATATCTTGTTTTACGGTAATTTGGTTGTTGATATGGAAAATTTGAAAGTTCCACATTATGATTTTGAAAAAAGAAGTTTTTTTGTGGTTCCTATGGCAGAGATATTGGAAAATTTCAAACATCCCGTAGCAAATATTTCGATGAAGTCTTTTGCGGATAGTTTTGAAAAAGATTGGGAGGTAATACATTGGAATTTGAAAAGTTACTAG
- a CDS encoding RNA-binding protein, which produces MEFEKLLDLERKIDECIEKEDFELLNKLLDEREKFINSKLPKEVLKLIYEKDQIRKKKIKKIIDKLKVQAKDLKAGEKALKGYGNIFGLENEGGRFKGKG; this is translated from the coding sequence TTGGAATTTGAAAAGTTACTAGATTTAGAAAGAAAGATAGATGAGTGTATTGAAAAAGAAGATTTTGAATTGTTAAATAAGTTACTTGATGAACGTGAAAAATTTATAAATTCTAAACTTCCAAAAGAAGTGTTAAAATTGATTTATGAAAAGGATCAAATACGAAAGAAAAAGATAAAAAAAATTATAGATAAATTAAAAGTTCAAGCCAAAGATTTAAAAGCTGGCGAAAAAGCCTTGAAAGGGTATGGTAATATCTTTGGCTTAGAAAATGAAGGTGGGAGGTTTAAAGGAAAAGGATGA
- a CDS encoding class II aldolase/adducin family protein — protein MKEEILRAVRFIVENGLVKGTWGNVSIRDKDYVYITPSGIPYDKLKEEMISVVDFNGRLIDGLKPSSELPTHLEIYKNRKDVNAIVHTHPVFSTTVSVVSSEIPPLIEDAVMILGPEIKVSEYALPGSIELAKNVVDALSDNNAVILKNHGLITVGFDIDEALTASLVCEKTAEIYLYTLNIGNFSTISYEDAVILRNKYLNGYRQIKKDIG, from the coding sequence ATGAAAGAAGAGATATTAAGAGCTGTTAGATTTATTGTGGAAAATGGATTAGTTAAAGGAACTTGGGGAAATGTTTCAATTAGGGATAAAGATTATGTTTATATAACGCCATCAGGTATACCGTATGATAAGTTGAAAGAAGAAATGATAAGTGTTGTTGATTTTAATGGGCGTTTGATTGATGGTTTGAAACCTTCCTCAGAACTTCCGACGCATTTGGAAATTTATAAGAATCGCAAAGATGTTAATGCAATAGTCCATACGCATCCTGTGTTTTCGACCACTGTTTCAGTAGTATCAAGTGAAATACCCCCATTGATAGAAGATGCAGTTATGATTTTAGGACCAGAAATTAAAGTTTCAGAATACGCTCTTCCTGGAAGTATTGAACTTGCAAAAAATGTTGTAGATGCTCTTTCTGATAACAATGCAGTTATATTAAAAAACCACGGGCTAATTACAGTAGGTTTTGATATTGATGAAGCATTGACTGCAAGCTTAGTTTGTGAAAAGACAGCTGAAATATATTTATATACTTTGAATATTGGAAATTTTTCGACAATTAGTTATGAAGACGCGGTTATACTGAGAAATAAGTATTTAAACGGTTATAGACAGATTAAAAAAGATATTGGATAA